In Vicia villosa cultivar HV-30 ecotype Madison, WI unplaced genomic scaffold, Vvil1.0 ctg.001537F_1_1, whole genome shotgun sequence, one DNA window encodes the following:
- the LOC131635724 gene encoding uncharacterized protein LOC131635724 has product MSVSEYAEKFEDLADYSRQAAYAQDELWKIDQFMMGLRADIAHSVLQREFTIYAECLRQYYIAENSLKRVQEERNQNKTSFREQGRSGHYLKPRNFPTKKKQNHGDQSSIPHQCDKCKRRRRGDCRPFGAACYKCGEMGHMARHCPKKKAPEKTAGRVYTLDARKAKGNNYLIAECVYRLGLEETPLPDPMVISSATDDSVEARLVCKDCFVSFNDRDFPIDLNCLPLKRIDVILGMDWLSPNSVYIGCKEKAIFIPAEETTSDDAITKLIEGTIITVNYLFSQERSFLLVLSKEPSVRMELSEIPVVCEFPDVFPEDITSLPLEREAEFSIDLVPGTAPVSITPYRMSPIELRELKIQLEELLAKHFIQPSVSPWGAPVLLVKKKDGRASVFLEIDLRSGYHQIRGKSSDVPKIAFRTRYGHYEFLVMPFCVSNAPAVFMDYMNRIFQPYLDQFVVIFIDDILVYSHSLEEHKEHL; this is encoded by the exons ATGTCCGTTTCGGagtatgctgagaagtttgaagaCCTGGCTGATTACTCCCGACAGGCTGCCTATGCTCAGgatgaactatggaagattgatcagttcATGATGGGACTAAGGGCGGACATTGCTCATAGTGTATTACAGAGAGAGTTCACCATTTATGCTGAGTGTTTGAGGCAATACTATATTgctgaaaacagtttgaagaggGTTCAAGAAGAGAGAAATCAGAACAAGACAAGTTTTAGAGAGCAAGGAAGATCAGGACACTATCTGAAGCCCCGCAACTTTCCGACAAAGAAGAAGCAAAATCATGGTGACCAGTCATCTATACCTCATCAGTGTGATAAATGTAAGAGAAGACGTCGTGGGGATTGTAGGCCTTTTGGAGCTGCTTGCTATAAGTGTGGTGAAATGGGCCATATGGCTAGGCATTGTCCAAAGAAGAAAGCTCCTGAGAAGACCGCAGGTCGTGTGTATACCTTGGATGCAAGGAAAGCGAAGGGAAACAACTAtctcattgcgg AGTGTGTTTACCGACTTGGGTTGGAAGAAACTCCTCTACCTGATCCTATGGTCATTTCCTCGGCTACGGATGATTCTGTGGAAGCTCGGCTAGTTTGCAAGGATTGTTTTGTATCTTTTAATGACCGTGATTTTCCGATCGATCTGAATTGCTTACCTCTCAAGAGAAtcgatgtcattcttggaatggATTGGTTATCTCCTAATTCAGTGTATATTGGCTGCAAGGAGAAGGCTATATTCATTCCTGCAGAAGAGACTACCTCcgatgatgcaattaccaagttaATTGAAGGTACAATCATCACGGTTAactatctcttttctcaagaaagatcctttcttttagttctttccaaGGAGCCTTCGGTAAGGATGGAATTGTCTGAGATTCCAGTGGTGTGCGAATTTCCTGATGTATTCCCTGAGgacatcacttctcttcctctaGAAAGAGAAGCGGAATTCTCGATTGACCTCGTTCCTGGTACTGCCCCTGTCTCTATAACTCCGTATCGGATGTCCCCTATCGAACTCAGAGAATTGAAGATCCAGTTAGAAGAACTCCTAGCTAAGCATTTCATTCAgcccagtgtttctccatggggagctcctgttctcTTGGTGAAGAAGAAGGACGGAA gagccagtgtgttcttGGAGATTGATCTTAGGtcggggtatcatcagattcgggggAAGAGCTCAGACGTTCCCAAGATTGCATTCAGAActcggtatggtcattacgagtttttagttatgccttTTTGTGTGAGTAATGCTCCGGCTGTTTTCATGGACTACATGAATCGAATATTCCAACCGtatctggatcagtttgtggtgatCTTCATTGACGATATCTTGGTGTATTCTCATTCTCTAGAAGAGCATAAAGAGCATTTGTAG